In one window of Gossypium arboreum isolate Shixiya-1 chromosome 4, ASM2569848v2, whole genome shotgun sequence DNA:
- the LOC108460823 gene encoding uricase-2 isozyme 2 produces MAKELEGFNFEQRHGKARVRVGRVWRSKDGCRPFMVEWNVNISLLSNCVAAYVRDDNSDIVATDTMKNTVYVKAKECSEQLSAEEFAILLGKHFTSFYPQVFTAIVKIVEKPWERISVNGQPHEHGFKLGSEKHTTEAIVQKSGVLQLTSGVEGLSLLKTTQSGFEGFIRDKYTALPETRERMLATEVTASWRYSYESVSSIPQKSLYFNEQYLNVKKALVDTFFGPPERGVYSASVQSTLLQMAKAVLGRFGDISSVKLKMPNIHFLPVNISSKDHGSIVKFDDDVYLPTDEPHGSIEASLSRFWSKM; encoded by the exons ATGGCGAAGGAGTTGGAAGGATTCAATTTCGAGCAAAGGCATGGAAAGGCGAGGGTGAGAGTGGGTAGAGTTTGGAGGAGCAAAGATGGATGCCGCCCCTTCATGGTCGAATGGAATGTTAACATCAGCTTGCTTTCCAATTGCGTTGCCGCTTATGTCCGCGATGACAACTCTGACATCGTCGCTACTGACACCATGAAAAACACT GTTTATGTCAAAGCAAAGGAATGTTCAGAACAACTTTCGGCAGAGGAATTTGCTATTCTACTTGGCAAGCACTTCACATCATTTTATCCACAG GTTTTTACTGCAATAGTAAAGATAGTGGAAAAGCCATGGGAACGCATTTCTGTCAATGGCCAACCACATGAACATG GCTTTAAACTGGGATCTGAAAAGCATACAACTGAAGCGATTGTACAGAAGTCTGGTGTTTTACAGCTGACTTCTGGTGTTGAAGGCCTGTCTTTGCTGAAGACAACCCAG TCAGGATTTGAAGGATTCATCAGGGACAAATACACAGCACTTCCTGAAACACGAGAAAGGATGCTAGCAACAGAGGTCACAGCTTCTTGGAG GTATTCTTATGAATCTGTCTCTAGCATCCCTCAAAAGTCGCTCTACTTCAATGAGCAATACTTGAATGTGAAAAAGGCTTTGGTCGATACTTTCTTTGGTCCTCCTGAACGGGGTGTATATAGTGCATCTGTTCAAAGCACTCTTTTGCAGATGGCAAAGGCTGTACTTGGCAG GTTCGGTGACATATCATCAGTTAAACTAAAAATGCCGAATATCCATTTCTTACCTGTTAATATATCAAGCAAGGATCACGGCAGCATTGTAAAG TTCGATGATGATGTATATCTTCCGACAGATGAACCTCACGGATCGATCGAAGCTAGCTTGAGCCGGTTCTGGTCAAAGATGTAG